A segment of the Nocardioides plantarum genome:
CCCGCGCGATCAAGAACGCCCGGGAGATGGCCCTGCTCCCCTACTCCAGCCACCGCTGACAACAGCTCAGACCACTACCCGCTACCGACCATCCCCAGGAGGAACCAGATGAAGGTCCGCAACTCGATCCGCTCGGTCAAGAACCAACCCGGCTCCCAGGTCGTACGCCGACGCGGCAAGACCTACGTCATCAACAAGCTGAACCCCCGGCTCAAGACGCGGCAGGGCTGAGATGGCGCGCGTCTGCCAGGTCACCGGCACCACGCCCCAGTTCGGCAACCACGTCTCCCACTCCCACCGGCGCACCCGGCGCCGGTTCGACGTCAACGTGCAGAAGAAGCGCTACTGGGTGCCCAGCCTCGGGCGCCACGTCACGTTGACCCTCAGCGCACGCGGCGTCAAGACGGTCGACCAGCGAGGCATCGAGCGGGTCGTGTCCGACATCGTCGCCCGGGGCGGGAGGGTCTGATGGCCAAGAAGTCCAAGATCGCGGCCAACGAACGGCGTCGGCAGACCGTCGCCCGGTACGCCGAGCGCCGTGCCGCGCTGAAGCAGACCCTGCGTCACGCCGTCGCCACCGGCGACACCGAGGCACGCGACGGCGCCGTACGTGCGCTGAACAAGCTCCCCCGCGACGCGAGCCCCAGCCGGGTCCGCAACCGCGATCAGGTCGACGGACGACCGCGCGGCTACCTGCGCAAGGCCGGGGTGTCGCGGATCAACCTGCGCGCGATGGCCCACCGAGGCGAGCTGCCCGGGATCACCAAGTCCTCGTGGTGAGGACCCTCACCTGCCCCCGAAGGAGCCGTCATGGCCAAGAAGAGTTCCGACGTCCGTCCCAAGATCAAGCTCCGCTCGACCGAGGGGACGGGTTACACCTACGTCTCCACCAAGAACCGGCGCAACAGCCCCGACCGGATCGTGCTGCGCAAGTACGACCCGCGGGTACGTCGACACGTCATGTTCCGTGAGGAGCGCTGAGACCGACGCGATCCCGGCGGACGAGGCACCTGCGTCGCTCGACCGCGCGACCATCAGGTGCTCAACCCGCCAGGTGGCTCATCTCCGGGCGTGAGGCGACGCTGGTGTCGAGGATGCTGCGGATCTCCTCCGCCGCGGCGTCGTCGCGCTCCGGGAGCGCACCGAGGAGGTCCCTGACCTCGGCCGGGGTGCTGTACGTCGCCAGCTCACGGCGCATCGCGACGCGGGCGGCACGGTTGCGACGGCGCTCGCGCAGCTCGTCGGTGAGACCGGCCAGGCGCGGGACGAGAGCGGTGGTGGTGTCGGCGTGCGAGTGCGAGTTCATGATTTCAGTGTCCGCAGATCCAGGCCATGCGTCCAATAGCGTTGAGCGCACTGGTCCATGCACTAGCGTCATGGGATGGAGACGGACGTCCTGAGATGGTTCCAGCACGTGGTCGACGGGGTCACGGTCACGGAGGTCGCCGACATCTACGGCGTCAGCCAGCCCGGCGTCTCGCGAGCCCTCACGCGGCTGCAACAGGATCTCGGCACGCCGCTCCTCCACAAGAACGGCCGTGCCCTGCGTGCGACCCATGCCGGGATGGTCTTCAAGCGTCATGTCGACGCCCTCATCCACGACCTCGACGACGGCCTCGCGGCGGTCAACGAGCTCATCGACCCTGAGGCGGGCACGGTCACCATCGCGTTCCAGCTGTCGCTCGGCACCTGGCTCGTCCCCCGGATGATCGGCGACTTCCGGACCACCCACCCGCGGGTCCAGTTCCTTCTTGAGTCGTCCCACGACGCACTCGGGTCCTCCCTGGTCGCCCAGGGTCGGACCGACCTCGAGTTCACCGCACGCCGTCCCCGCAACCCCGACGTGCGCTGGGCGCCGCTCTTCGCCCAGCCCCTCTGCCTCGCGGTGCCTCCCGAGCACCGGTTGTCCGGCCGCGTCGAGGTCTCGCTGGCTGAGGTGGCGACGGAGGACTTCGTCATGCTGCGTCCGGACTGGGAGTTGCGCTCCCTCACGGACTCGCTGTGTGCCGCCGCCGGCTTCTCCCCCCGCGTGGCCTTCGAGGGCCACGACCTTCCCGTCGTCCAGGGCTTCGTCGCAGCCGGCCTGGGCGTCGCCGTCGTACCCGCCGAGGAACCGACGTCGCAGTCCGCACCCCACGGAACCGGACGACTGATTCGACTGACCGATGCGGGCGCCCACCGCGACGTCGGGCTGGCCTGGTCTCGGAGCCGACGCCTGCTCCCGTCGGCGAAGCTGTTCCGCGAGCACGTCATGAGAGCCGGGGGTCCTGCCTGGCCACAGGTCTCACCCGAGCGCACGCGCTAGGTCGTGTGGTCGGACTGCAGGACGACGACCAACAGCACTCCACGGTCCATGCGCGTCGCCACGACACGTGAACGTCATGCACTGACCACTAGACGTGACGTACGCCACATGTGAATATCCGAGTCCATCCATCGTCACTCGGGAGACACCATGACATTGAAGAAATGGGCAGCTCGCCTCGGCGCAGCCACCGCCGTCGGCGTCATCAGCATCGCCTCGGCGACACCAGCGCTCGCTGCCAGCGGGTCCGTGCTGTCCCTGAACCAGAACGCCAAGAGCATCTTCAACGACCAGAACGATGCGGTTTCTGCGTGCGACCGGACGGCCAACAACGAGTACGCCGTCGCCTTCATCGACGTCCGTCAGGCCGACGGGTCCTGGCTACGCCGACCTTCGGTCGTCGACACCGTCGCCGACGGCACCTGCAACACGGAGATCAGGAACGTCAGCCGCGAGGGGGCAGCGCTCCGACTCTGGTCCTGCGAGATCACCATCAACGGCACCCTCAACGCGTGCCGCTACATCCAGCTCGACGGCTGAAAGGACCATCCATCATGCGCACACTGATCTTGGCTACCGGTTCCGTGGTCTCGGCCACCGTTCTCGCCCTCACTACTGCATCGCCCGCTCTCGCCGCCAGCGGCGAGGTCTACTCGGTCGGAGCGAACGCCCGGAGCTACTTCAACGACCAGACCGACCGCCTCCAGGCATGCGATCGCGCCGAGAACGGCGAAGCAGCCGTCGCGTTCTTCGATGTCCGTCAGGCCGACGGGTCGTGGCTACGACGCGGTTGGGTCGTGGACGGAAACGCCGACGGCAGCTGCGTGGGCGAGACGGTAGGGGTCAACCGCGAAGGAGCCCAGCTGCGATTGTGGTCATGCGAGATCCGCAACGGGGCTCTCAACAACTGCAACTCGGGCATCCTGCCCGGCATCTGAGCCGGTAGCCGACCGCACGCACGACGAGGGCTCTCCAGCCATGCTGGAGAGCCCTCGTCGTCGACACCTGCCCGGTTGCCCGTGGCCGACACCCATCCGTCGCACGTCAGCGGGGTCTCAGCCAGCGCGCGTCACTTCACCTTCAGCGTCATCGACTTCGCCGCCGCAGCGACGGTGGCAGAGCCGAGGTAGCGCACGACCAGCTTGTGCGTGCCCTTCTTCAGCTTGGTCATCCGGACCGTCACCACGCCGTTGCGCAGGATGCCGGTGCCGACGACCTTGGTGCCCTCCTTGACCTGCACGGTTCCGGTCGGGACCACCCCGGTCGCCCGGACCGTCACGGTCACGGCCCTGGTGCCGGCCTTGACGGTGACCGTCGGGGTCGCCTTGGTCACCGTCAGGGTGCGGGCCGCGGACTGCGAGGCGCCGAGGTACGGCGACCCGCCGTACGACGCGGTGAGGACGTGGCGGCCGACCGTCAGGCTCGCCGGCAGCGCCAGCGTGGCCCGGCCCCCGACGAGGGTGCGGGTGCCGACGACCCGGGTGCCGTCCTTGATCGTCACGGTGCCGCTCGGCGCCGTCGGTCCGGTGACCGTCACCGTCGCGGAGACCGCCTTGGCGAACGGGGTCGTCGCCGCGACGGCGAGCGTGGTCGTGGAGGCCTGGGCGACCGCGGCGAAGTCGGCGCTGACCGTGCGGGCCTCCCCCAGCGTGACCTGGCAGGGCTCGGTGCCCGTGCAGTCGCCGGACCAGCCGGTGAAGGTGGACGTCGCGCCGGGCGTGGCGGTCAGCGTGACGACCGCGTCCGAGGGCAGGTCCACGGTGCAGGTGCCGCCGCAGTCGATGCCGGCCGGGTCGGAGACCACCGAGCCGGTGCCCAGGCCGGTGCGGGTGACCTTCAGGGTCCGCAGCGGCAGCAGGTCGAAGGTCGCAGCCACCTCGGTGGCCCGGTCGAGGGTGACCGTGCAGACGGGCTCGGCGGTATCGGCGCACGCACCGCCCCAGCCACCGAACGACGAGCCGGCCGACGGCGTGGCGGTCAGGGTGACCGAGGTGCCGTGCGCGTAGTCGGCCCCGCAGGTCTCCCCGCAGTCGATGCCCGCGGGGTCGGTCGTGACGGCGCCCTTGCCGGATCCGCGCAGGGCGACGTCGAGGTGCCGCGACGTCAGGGCAAACGACGCCGTCACGTCACGGGCGTCGTCCATGGTCACCGTGCAGGTGGGCGCCGTGCCGGAGCAGGCTCCGTCCCAGCCCGCGAACGTCGAGCCGGGCGCGTTCGCGGTCGCCGTGAGGACCACCGTCGAGCCCGCGTCGTACGACGCCGAGCAGGTCTCGCCGCAGTCGATGCCGGCGACGTCGGAGCTGACCGTGCCGGAGCCCGCGCCGCCGCGCGCGACGTTCAGCGCGTAGGGGTCGTGGGCGTAGACGGCGGTCGCCGTCGAGTCGCGGTCGAGGACGAACGAGCAGGCCTGGGCCTGGCCGGCGCAGGCGCCCGTCCAGCGCACGAAGTGGTGGGCGGGGCTCGGATTGGCGTAGAGCCGCACGGTGGTGCCGTTGTCGAAGGTCGCCGCGCACGAGGCCACCGCGCAGTTCGCGGGGTTGAGCGTCGAGGTGATCGATCCCCGACCGTCGTTGGTGATGGCGAGCGCGCGCGACACCCCGCGGAACCGTGCCGTGGTGTTCTTCGCCGCGTCCATGGTCAGCACGCACGTCGTCGCGGTGCCGGTGCAGGCGCCGGACCAGCTGTCGAAGCGGCTGTCCGGACCGGGCACCGCGACCAGGGCCACCGGGTCGCCCTGGTCGAAGGCGGGCGTGCAGGTCCCCGAGGTGCACGACGTGCCCGTGGCCGGGACGACGACGGAGCCGGTCGACGTACCGGTGCCGATGCCCTGCACCACGGTCGTCAGGGTCCGCCGGATCGGCTCGAAGACCGCGACCGCGGAGTGGTCGGTCTCGAACATGCTGAGGTAGCAGCTCCCTGCCGCGACCCGCCCCGAGCACGAGGCCCAGCGCACGAACTGCATGTTGGCGGCGGGCTTGGGCGTCAGCGTGACGTTCGTGTCGGACCGGTAGGGGAACCACGCCGTGCAGGTGGCGGCGCAGTCGAAGGACGGCGACGTGCCCGAGAAGGTCAGCGAGCCGGCGCCGGACCCGCCGGACGACGACCCGGTCAGACGCACCTTGTCGTGGGTGAAGGTCGCGGTCACGTCCCGGGCGACGTAGCCGACGGCGAGCTCGCAGACACCGGTCTGGTCGGAGCCGACGTTGGTGCACACACCGGGCGTCCATTTCGTGAAGGTCGAGGCAGCCGCCGGGGTCGCGGTGAGCGTGATCGTCGTGCCGACCTCGAAGCTGGCCCCGCAGTCCAGGCAGTCCGCGATCCCGGCCGGGCTGCTCGTCACGGTGCCCGCGCCGGTGTCGTAGGCGTTCGACGAGACGTAGACGTAGCCGGTCTCGAGCCCGAACGCCGCGCCCACGGTGACGTCGTCGTCGACGGACACCTGGCAGGAGCTGCCGCTCGTCGCGCGGCAGACCCCCGAGGTCCAGCCGTCGAAGACGGTGTGGGGGCCGGGGTGGGCGGTCACCCAGACCAGGCTGCCCGCCTGGTGTCGGGTCGAGCAGGTGTCGCCGACGGCACACTGGCTGTCGCCTGCGATGTCGGTCGTGAGGTAGCCGTGACCGTCGCCGCGAGGCGTCAGCGCGAGGCCGTATGTCGGCTTCGCCGTGAAGGTCGCGGTGACGGCCCGGTCGGCCGCCAGATCGGTGAGGTTGCACTGGCCCGAGCCGGAGCAGTCCCCCGACCAGCCGGCGAAGGTGGAGTCCGCGTCGGCGGTCGCACCGAGGCTGAGGTGGTCGTCGATGCCGAGCTCGACGTCGCAGACCTTCTCGGTGCACGAGAAGCCGGCGGGGGTGCTCACCACCGCGCCGTCGCCGCTGCCGGCGTGGGTGACCGTCACCGTGCGGGTGCGGTGCGCGAACACCGCGGTCACCTCGAGAGCGTCGGCCGGGGTGAGGGTGCAGGTCGTGGCGGAGCCGGAGCAGGCGCCCGACCAGTGGTCGAAGCGCACGCTCGAGCCGCTGTCCGAGAAGGCCGTCAGGGTGACCGTCTGCCCCGGGGAGTAGGTCGCCGAGCAGCCCGCGAGGCCCGCGGAGCCGCAGGAGATCCCGCCGCTCGACGCTGCGACGGTGCCGTGGTCCGCACCGGTGCCGGCGATGGACACCGTGATCCCCGGGGTGGTGATGAACGTGGCCGTGACGGTCCGGGCGCCGGCCATGGTGACCGCGCAGGTGCCGGTCCCTTCGGTGGCGCACGGGGCGGACCAGCCGGCGAAGGTGGAGCCCGCCGCGGGCGTCGCGGTCAGCACGACCCGGGCGAGGTCCGGGTACGACGCCGTGCAGGTGCTCCCGCACGCGAGGCCGGACGGACTGCTGGTGACGGTTCCGGTGCCGCCGCCGGCTCGCTCGACCCGGAGGGTGTTGAGCTCGAAGTGGGCCGTCGCGGTGGCCGCGTCGGCGAGCTGGGTCGTGCACACCACCGCCGTGGTGACGCAGGCGCCGGTCCAGCCGACGAACCGGGAGTCGGCCTGCCGCGGGACGGCGGTGAGCGACACGCTGGTGAACCGGTCGAAGTCGGCCTCGCACACGGTGCCGCAGTCGAGGTCGGTGCCACCGACACCGATCACGTCGCCCGTGATCGTGCCCGTGCCGGAGCCCGCGGTGGCGACCGCCAGGTGGCGTACGTCGCGGGTGAACTCGGCGGTCACGTCGCGGGCTCGGTCCAGCTCGACCCGGCACTGGCCGGTGCCGGTGCAGGCGCCGCTCCAGCCGGTGAACAGCGCGTTGGCCGCCGGGTGCGCCTCGACGAGCACGGACGCGCCGTGCGGGTAGTCGGCCGCGCACACGCCGCCGCAGTCCAGGGAGATGTCCTCGGGGAAGGCGCCCGCTCGGACGAACTCGCTGGTCACCGAGCCACTACCGGTGCCGGTCCGGCCGACGCTGAGCTGGTGGCGACGCAGGGTGAGCACCGGCGACACCGTCCGGGACTGGTCGAGGGTGACCGTGCAGGTGGCGCCCTGCGTGACGCAGGCACCGGTCCAGCCCTCGAGGACCGAGGTCTCGGGGTCGGGCACCGCGGTCAGGGTGACCTGGGTGCCGGTGTAGAAGTCGCGCTGGCAGGACGTCGTGCAGACGAGGCCGTCGACGTCGGTGAGGATCGTGCCGGTCCCGGAGCCGGTCCAGCCGGGCACGGTCAGGGTGTGTCGCGGCACCAGCGTGAAGGTGGCGCCGACGGTCCGCGCCTGGTCCAGGGTGACCGTGCAGGTGCCCGTGCCGGAACAGGCCCCGGTCCAGCCGGTGAAGGTGCTGTCGTACGACGGGGTCCCGGACAGCCCGGTGGCGGTGAGGGTGACGGTGGTGAACTGCTCGACGTTGAACCAGCGGTCCACACAACCGTCGCCGCACGAGATGCCGGGGGTGTCGCTGGTGATGAGCCCACCGCCCGAGCCGTGCTTCTCGACGTCGAGACGTCGCGAGTTCTTGGTGAACCCGGCGGTGATGCTCCGCGAGCCCTCCATGGTGAACGCGCAGGTCGCGGCCGACTGCTCGCAGGGATAGCTCCAGAACTGGCCGGTCGACCCGGACGCCGCATGGTGGGTGAGCACCACCTCGGCGCCGTACGGGTGCCGTCCGGAGCAGTCGGTCGCGCACGCGACACCGTCCACCGTGCCGGTCACGGTGCCGCTGCCGGCGCCGCCGGTACGGACGGTCAGGACGTTCTGCCGGAAGTTGGCGTAGAAGTGCACGTCACGGTCGCTCAGCGTGATCGAGCAGCTGCCGAGCCCGGGGCAGGTGCCGAAGCCGTTGTCCCAGGACCGGAAGACCGACGAGGCGTCGGGCGTCTGGGTCAGCGTGACCCTGGTCCCGGTGTCGACGTCCACGCAGCCGGAGCCGCACGGGAAGCCGGCGGGATCCGTGGCGATCGTGCCGGACCCGTTGCCGGTGATGCTCCAGGTGAGCCGGCGCAGCTGGTTGAAGGTGGCCGTCACGGCGCGGACCTGGTCGAGGGTGACCGTGCAGGTGGGGGTGGTGCCCGAGCAGGCGCCGCCCCAGCCGGCGAACCGCTGGTGGCTGCCGGGGGTGGCGGTCAGCGTGGTCGTCGCGCCGGTCGCGTACGTCGCCGCGCAGACGGTCGCCTTGGTGCCACAGGAGATCGCGCCGGAGATCCCGCCGGAGTCGGCGGTCACCACGCCGGACCCCGTGCCGTCGACCGCGACCTTCAGCTTGCGCGTCGCGGCGGGCGTGATGCTGACGAACGGGGCTCGACCGCCGGTCTCGACGGCGAGGTCGGGGGTGGTGCCGGCCGCGGCACGACCGGGGTCGACGTAGTTGGATCCACCGCCACCGCCGCCGTACGTCGTCTGGTAGTTGCCGCCCTGGCCGCCGCCGAACCAGCCGCCGCCACCGCCGCCGCCCCACTCGCCGTCGGACGTCACGCCGCCGCCGTTGCGGTAGAGCGCGGCCGCGCCGGTGCCGGTCGGGGCGGAGCCGAGGTAGGCGCCGCTCGACGCGAACGGGCTGCCGCCGAGCCCGCCACCGTGCAGGCCACCGGCACCGCCGCCGTTCTGGCCGTCGGAGCAGCCGCCGAAGATCGGCCAGCAGAAGCGCGAGTAGCCGCCCGGCCGCCCGGCGTCGCCGCCGGCGCCACCGTTGCTCCCGTTGGCCTCCGAGCCGCCACCGCCGCCACCGGCGGCGACGGCAAGCACGGCGTCGCCGTTGACCGCCGTGCCGGACCCGTTGCAGGAGGAGCCGTCGGTGCTCACCCAGGAGGCCCCACCGCCGCCCCCGCCGTAGTCGATGGAGTCCCAGAGTCCCCAGCCCTTGAGCGCGTCTCCGCCGCCGCCGCCGACGTGGCGGGCACCACCGCCGACCTGCTCGCGGCTGGAGCCACCGGCAGCGGGCGCGGCCACGACGTAGAGGTACTGGCCGGGCTCCACGTCGAGACGGGCGGTGACCTTCCCGCCCCGGCCCCCGGGGCTGCCCGGTCCACCGCCGGCGAAGCCGGCGCCGCCGACGAGCTCGACGTCGACCTGGCCGACGTTCGCGGGCACGGCGTACACCTGGCACGCGCCGGAGGCGGTGAAGGTCGTGGTTGGCTCCACCGCAGCGGTCGCCACGGCCGCGGCCGCCGGAGCGGCGAGGACGGGCGGAGCCGCCACCGTGAGCAGCGACGCGGCGACGGCCCCCAGGGCCAGCGCGGCTGCGATCCGTCGTCCGTGCGTGCCCGAGCGCCGCTGTGCCATGCCGTTCCCCCAAGTCACCGGGCCCGGACGGGCCGGTCGACGGTAGCCCGGCGGGGGAACCTCGCGCGGGGGAATGCCGAACATCCACGCCCGGCCCGACCGTGACGTCCGGCACACTCGGGGCGACACCCGGTTACCGGCCGGTATCTTGCGGGCTGGTCGCGCCCCGACCGCCTCGTCGACATCCACAGGAGACTTGAGACCGTGCAGCAGATCCTCGACGCCATCCAGGCCGCCAGCGCAGATCCGAGCAGCATCTCCAGTGAGGACTTCGCCGCGCTGGCCCTCCCCGACCACTACCGGGCCGTGACGGTCCACAAGGACGACGCCGGCATGTTCGAGGGTGTCGCCTCGCGCGACAAGGACCCGCGTCGCTCGCTGCACGTCGAGGACGTCGCGCTGCCCGAGCTCGGCCCCGGCGAGGCCTTCGTGGCGGTGATGGCCTCGGCGATCAACTACAACACCGTGTGGACCTCGATCTTCGAGCCCGTCTCCACCTTCGGGTTCCTCGAGCGCTACGGCCGGCTCTCCGAGCTCACCAAGCGACACGACCTGCCCTACCACGTGGTCGGCTCCGACCTGGCCGGCGTCGTGCTCAAGACCGGGCCCGGTGTGACCAAGTGGAAGCCCGGCACCGAGGTCGTCGCGCACTGCCTGTCGGTGGAGCTCGAGGACTCCGACGGCCACGACGACACGATGATGGATCCCCAGCAGCGGATCTGGGGCTTCGAGACCAACTTCGGCGGCCTGGCCCACATCGCGCTGGTCAAGTCCAACCAGCTGATGCCCAAGCCCGCCCACCTGACCTGGGAGGAGGCCGCCTCGCCGGGCCTGGTCAACTGCACGGCGTACCGCCAGCTGGTGAGCAAGAACGGCGGGCAGATGAAGCAGGGCGACAACGTCCTGATCTGGGGTGCCTCCGGCGGCCTGGGCGGCTTCGCGACCCAGTACGCCGTCAACGGCGGCGCCAACCCGGTCTGCGTGGTCTCCAACGACGAGAAGGCCGCGATCGCCCGCTCCATGGGTGCGGAGATGATCATCAACCGCGCCGAGGAGGACTACCGGTTCT
Coding sequences within it:
- the ykgO gene encoding type B 50S ribosomal protein L36, encoding MKVRNSIRSVKNQPGSQVVRRRGKTYVINKLNPRLKTRQG
- the rpmB gene encoding 50S ribosomal protein L28 — its product is MARVCQVTGTTPQFGNHVSHSHRRTRRRFDVNVQKKRYWVPSLGRHVTLTLSARGVKTVDQRGIERVVSDIVARGGRV
- the rpsN gene encoding 30S ribosomal protein S14; translation: MAKKSKIAANERRRQTVARYAERRAALKQTLRHAVATGDTEARDGAVRALNKLPRDASPSRVRNRDQVDGRPRGYLRKAGVSRINLRAMAHRGELPGITKSSW
- the rpmG gene encoding 50S ribosomal protein L33: MAKKSSDVRPKIKLRSTEGTGYTYVSTKNRRNSPDRIVLRKYDPRVRRHVMFREER
- a CDS encoding LysR family transcriptional regulator — translated: METDVLRWFQHVVDGVTVTEVADIYGVSQPGVSRALTRLQQDLGTPLLHKNGRALRATHAGMVFKRHVDALIHDLDDGLAAVNELIDPEAGTVTIAFQLSLGTWLVPRMIGDFRTTHPRVQFLLESSHDALGSSLVAQGRTDLEFTARRPRNPDVRWAPLFAQPLCLAVPPEHRLSGRVEVSLAEVATEDFVMLRPDWELRSLTDSLCAAAGFSPRVAFEGHDLPVVQGFVAAGLGVAVVPAEEPTSQSAPHGTGRLIRLTDAGAHRDVGLAWSRSRRLLPSAKLFREHVMRAGGPAWPQVSPERTR
- a CDS encoding Ig-like domain-containing protein, with the translated sequence MAQRRSGTHGRRIAAALALGAVAASLLTVAAPPVLAAPAAAAVATAAVEPTTTFTASGACQVYAVPANVGQVDVELVGGAGFAGGGPGSPGGRGGKVTARLDVEPGQYLYVVAAPAAGGSSREQVGGGARHVGGGGGDALKGWGLWDSIDYGGGGGGASWVSTDGSSCNGSGTAVNGDAVLAVAAGGGGGGSEANGSNGGAGGDAGRPGGYSRFCWPIFGGCSDGQNGGGAGGLHGGGLGGSPFASSGAYLGSAPTGTGAAALYRNGGGVTSDGEWGGGGGGGWFGGGQGGNYQTTYGGGGGGSNYVDPGRAAAGTTPDLAVETGGRAPFVSITPAATRKLKVAVDGTGSGVVTADSGGISGAISCGTKATVCAATYATGATTTLTATPGSHQRFAGWGGACSGTTPTCTVTLDQVRAVTATFNQLRRLTWSITGNGSGTIATDPAGFPCGSGCVDVDTGTRVTLTQTPDASSVFRSWDNGFGTCPGLGSCSITLSDRDVHFYANFRQNVLTVRTGGAGSGTVTGTVDGVACATDCSGRHPYGAEVVLTHHAASGSTGQFWSYPCEQSAATCAFTMEGSRSITAGFTKNSRRLDVEKHGSGGGLITSDTPGISCGDGCVDRWFNVEQFTTVTLTATGLSGTPSYDSTFTGWTGACSGTGTCTVTLDQARTVGATFTLVPRHTLTVPGWTGSGTGTILTDVDGLVCTTSCQRDFYTGTQVTLTAVPDPETSVLEGWTGACVTQGATCTVTLDQSRTVSPVLTLRRHQLSVGRTGTGSGSVTSEFVRAGAFPEDISLDCGGVCAADYPHGASVLVEAHPAANALFTGWSGACTGTGQCRVELDRARDVTAEFTRDVRHLAVATAGSGTGTITGDVIGVGGTDLDCGTVCEADFDRFTSVSLTAVPRQADSRFVGWTGACVTTAVVCTTQLADAATATAHFELNTLRVERAGGGTGTVTSSPSGLACGSTCTASYPDLARVVLTATPAAGSTFAGWSAPCATEGTGTCAVTMAGARTVTATFITTPGITVSIAGTGADHGTVAASSGGISCGSAGLAGCSATYSPGQTVTLTAFSDSGSSVRFDHWSGACSGSATTCTLTPADALEVTAVFAHRTRTVTVTHAGSGDGAVVSTPAGFSCTEKVCDVELGIDDHLSLGATADADSTFAGWSGDCSGSGQCNLTDLAADRAVTATFTAKPTYGLALTPRGDGHGYLTTDIAGDSQCAVGDTCSTRHQAGSLVWVTAHPGPHTVFDGWTSGVCRATSGSSCQVSVDDDVTVGAAFGLETGYVYVSSNAYDTGAGTVTSSPAGIADCLDCGASFEVGTTITLTATPAAASTFTKWTPGVCTNVGSDQTGVCELAVGYVARDVTATFTHDKVRLTGSSSGGSGAGSLTFSGTSPSFDCAATCTAWFPYRSDTNVTLTPKPAANMQFVRWASCSGRVAAGSCYLSMFETDHSAVAVFEPIRRTLTTVVQGIGTGTSTGSVVVPATGTSCTSGTCTPAFDQGDPVALVAVPGPDSRFDSWSGACTGTATTCVLTMDAAKNTTARFRGVSRALAITNDGRGSITSTLNPANCAVASCAATFDNGTTVRLYANPSPAHHFVRWTGACAGQAQACSFVLDRDSTATAVYAHDPYALNVARGGAGSGTVSSDVAGIDCGETCSASYDAGSTVVLTATANAPGSTFAGWDGACSGTAPTCTVTMDDARDVTASFALTSRHLDVALRGSGKGAVTTDPAGIDCGETCGADYAHGTSVTLTATPSAGSSFGGWGGACADTAEPVCTVTLDRATEVAATFDLLPLRTLKVTRTGLGTGSVVSDPAGIDCGGTCTVDLPSDAVVTLTATPGATSTFTGWSGDCTGTEPCQVTLGEARTVSADFAAVAQASTTTLAVAATTPFAKAVSATVTVTGPTAPSGTVTIKDGTRVVGTRTLVGGRATLALPASLTVGRHVLTASYGGSPYLGASQSAARTLTVTKATPTVTVKAGTRAVTVTVRATGVVPTGTVQVKEGTKVVGTGILRNGVVTVRMTKLKKGTHKLVVRYLGSATVAAAAKSMTLKVK
- the ccrA gene encoding crotonyl-CoA carboxylase/reductase, with protein sequence MQQILDAIQAASADPSSISSEDFAALALPDHYRAVTVHKDDAGMFEGVASRDKDPRRSLHVEDVALPELGPGEAFVAVMASAINYNTVWTSIFEPVSTFGFLERYGRLSELTKRHDLPYHVVGSDLAGVVLKTGPGVTKWKPGTEVVAHCLSVELEDSDGHDDTMMDPQQRIWGFETNFGGLAHIALVKSNQLMPKPAHLTWEEAASPGLVNCTAYRQLVSKNGGQMKQGDNVLIWGASGGLGGFATQYAVNGGANPVCVVSNDEKAAIARSMGAEMIINRAEEDYRFWKDEHTQDPREWKRFGAKIRELTGGEDIDIVFEHPGRETFGASVYVTRKGGTITTCASTSGYMHEYDNRYLWMNLKRIISSHFANYRESWEANRLVAQAKIHPTLSRTYTLDEVGQAALDVHHNKHQGKVGVLCLAPEEGLGVRNHELRAQHLDAINRFRGV